From one Alicyclobacillus acidocaldarius subsp. acidocaldarius Tc-4-1 genomic stretch:
- a CDS encoding alpha/beta hydrolase produces the protein MPLDPVIQQVLDQLNRMPAPDYQHLSAQQFRSQQSLFPPVKKEPVAEVREFDMDLPGRTLKVRMYRPEGVEAPYPALVYYHGGGWVVGDLETHDPVCRVLAKDGRAVVFSIDYRLAPEHKFPAAVEDAYDALQWIAERAADFQLDPSRIAVGGDSAGGNLAAVTSILAKERGGPAIAFQLLIYPSTGYDPAHPPASIEENAEGYLLTGGMMLWFRDQYLNSLEELTHPWFSPVLYPDLSGLPPAYIATAQYDPLRDVGKLYAEALQKAGVKVEIENFEDLIHGFAQFYSLSPGATKALLRIAEKLREALA, from the coding sequence ATGCCGCTCGATCCCGTCATTCAACAGGTGCTCGATCAACTCAATCGCATGCCCGCCCCTGATTACCAACATCTCTCTGCCCAGCAATTTCGCTCCCAACAGTCGCTGTTTCCACCCGTCAAAAAGGAGCCCGTCGCCGAGGTCCGAGAGTTTGACATGGACCTTCCCGGCCGCACGCTCAAGGTCCGCATGTACCGCCCGGAGGGCGTCGAAGCGCCGTACCCAGCACTCGTGTATTATCACGGCGGCGGTTGGGTCGTCGGAGACCTCGAGACGCACGATCCCGTCTGCCGCGTCCTCGCGAAGGACGGCCGCGCTGTCGTCTTCTCCATCGACTACCGCCTTGCGCCCGAACACAAGTTTCCTGCCGCTGTGGAAGACGCTTACGACGCGCTTCAGTGGATTGCGGAGCGCGCGGCGGACTTTCAGCTCGATCCGTCCCGCATCGCCGTCGGGGGCGACAGCGCTGGAGGCAACCTGGCAGCTGTAACGAGCATCCTGGCCAAGGAGCGCGGCGGCCCGGCCATCGCGTTCCAGCTGCTCATCTACCCTTCCACGGGGTACGATCCGGCCCATCCTCCCGCATCTATCGAGGAAAATGCGGAAGGCTATCTCCTGACCGGCGGCATGATGCTCTGGTTCCGGGATCAATACCTGAACAGCCTGGAGGAACTCACGCATCCGTGGTTCTCACCCGTCCTCTACCCCGATTTGAGCGGCTTGCCGCCGGCGTACATCGCAACGGCGCAGTACGATCCGCTGCGCGACGTCGGCAAGCTTTACGCGGAAGCGCTGCAAAAGGCGGGCGTCAAGGTCGAGATTGAGAACTTTGAAGATCTGATCCACGGATTCGCTCAGTTTTACAGCCTCTCGCCCGGCGCGACGAAGGCACTCCTCCGCATTGCGGAAAAACTTCGAGAGGCGCTGGCGTGA
- a CDS encoding NUDIX hydrolase, with the protein MVHERGLWHQTFHAWIATGKGPAGRLVIQLRGARKDTNPLRFDVSAAGHLEAGESPEEGVREIEEELGLHAAPGSLHKLGVVAHEARLGSVWDREFNHVYVAIVPELSLEALRPAVDEVAGIYELSVRDFLDLAFGRREEAVLTGYRVLPGHLQKDARTARWTDFVPRSRAYLELLQDFFLGKG; encoded by the coding sequence ATGGTACATGAGCGCGGGTTGTGGCACCAGACGTTTCACGCGTGGATCGCGACGGGAAAAGGGCCCGCAGGGCGCCTCGTCATCCAACTGCGCGGCGCCCGCAAGGACACGAATCCGCTTCGCTTCGACGTGAGCGCCGCGGGGCACCTCGAGGCCGGCGAATCACCTGAAGAGGGCGTGAGGGAGATTGAGGAGGAGCTTGGGCTTCACGCCGCTCCGGGAAGCCTGCACAAGCTCGGGGTGGTGGCGCACGAGGCGCGGCTCGGGTCAGTGTGGGACCGCGAATTCAACCACGTGTATGTCGCCATCGTCCCGGAACTGTCGCTCGAGGCGCTGCGCCCAGCGGTGGACGAGGTCGCAGGGATTTACGAACTCTCCGTCCGCGACTTCCTCGATCTCGCCTTCGGCCGCCGGGAGGAAGCCGTGCTCACCGGTTATCGCGTGCTTCCTGGCCATTTGCAGAAAGACGCGCGCACCGCGCGGTGGACGGACTTTGTGCCGCGATCGCGCGCCTACCTTGAGCTGCTGCAGGATTTCTTTTTGGGCAAAGGTTGA
- a CDS encoding glycoside hydrolase family 13 protein, protein MKWKGTVSLATTIVMSAALPFVAFGDARFASTQRSLSVTAMDSSNSSSAAGAAGGGGTAAETYSNAVQIVSGNGFRAGSAATVVLAVNGLTLDASNFKVEVSNSTNGVIDVTNDAALTGLNSITLRLPGGDDGLGAGTYTVTVESGGLSVSTPAGQGLQVMPYTTADTVQWDGIYTSDDPMYVSNPNPSPGQEVTISLRAYSGNLTKVILNCWDTAQNKGFQVEMSPGRTFGPYQLWSATIPASNGGTIYYRFDIYDGTSFACLSGDGLHTSDDINNNFPLPVGTVTLSTLQANPGDTVTVSDPVGDFAGSQDQPNQTVIRFVNSSGETAATVDGTNASWNSVQFTVPQSLPNGLYRVEIDTVAKDADGAVNVEWDRSAELIVGPLPAWMQAYAHDSFQAFYRSPFGAVPTGTPITLRLRAPLSVKSATLRLWGAAGQSGEIDLPMQKLQMPGDELAQQTGVQDINNYTWWTVTIPAADVTTPGTMWYQFMTETDTGQVVYYDDNGAQLEGLGQVGLSSDGPSYQITVYERGFQTPDWLKHAVIYEIMPDRFYNGNIATEENPNTQKGIYVGADGTESLGPIQFHENWDSPPYDPNIPPSSDPKISSLRGNGQWNIDFFGGDLQGIEDKLDYLKSLGVNTLYLMPVFEAESNHKYDTADYFKIDPGFGTQQDWLNLVRAAHAKGFHIILDGVFEDTGSDSVYFNKFGNFNSNGAWQAYLKNQPSLSPYYSWYEWTGNASNPYNSWFQIDTLPLTDTSNPAYQQFVYGGANSVARHWIREGADGWRLDSADNGNFNTSWWSGFRDAVKSIDPNAAIIGEIWNNATNDNGTDWLTGSTFDSVMNYQFRNAVIDFFRGTYNDGNVQHHAVDAEGFNQELMRLYSEYPLQSFYAMMNLVDSQDTMRILTILENAPQPSDLSALQQDEYKPSPADEQLGIERLKLVSDLQFSFPGDPTIFYGDEAGLTGYSDPLNRRTYSWDNQNIDLLNHYRKLGAIRNANPVLQTGDFTPLYAQGMVYAFARTIRNGRDVFGVPAEDATAIVAINNQNQAITVTIPTDGTVADGTTMLDELNNQWYKVQNGGITLTLQPYQGAILVTPSDAPVAYLQEEDSQNEIAWTPVQGAIGYRVWRKNPDGQWVPFGPMLPATDLSVTVERNAYAQTFAVQALFSPADHAQSPVSAPNTVSLPVDVPAVRLSQPIVSGRVAGDRAMLSIAPVSGATQYVIYQRQGDGSYAPVATVSTSGGSAAVGEVPAQGPATSPHATIRVTVPVPAGFSSVTYRVAAQNEDGQAVTDPLTLSISTK, encoded by the coding sequence GTGAAGTGGAAGGGCACCGTGAGTCTTGCGACGACCATCGTCATGTCCGCAGCGCTTCCGTTTGTGGCGTTTGGAGACGCTCGATTTGCTAGCACGCAACGCTCGCTATCGGTCACCGCCATGGACAGTTCCAACTCCTCGTCCGCCGCGGGGGCGGCCGGAGGGGGCGGCACAGCAGCAGAGACCTACTCGAATGCCGTGCAGATTGTGAGCGGTAACGGCTTTCGCGCCGGGAGTGCGGCCACTGTGGTTCTGGCTGTGAACGGTCTGACCTTGGATGCCTCAAATTTCAAGGTCGAGGTATCGAACAGTACCAACGGCGTGATCGATGTAACAAATGATGCTGCGCTGACTGGGCTGAATTCCATCACGTTGCGCCTTCCTGGCGGTGATGATGGGCTGGGGGCCGGCACGTACACGGTGACGGTCGAAAGCGGCGGTCTTTCGGTCTCGACGCCTGCGGGACAAGGGCTTCAGGTCATGCCCTATACCACGGCCGATACCGTACAGTGGGATGGAATCTATACATCGGACGACCCGATGTACGTGTCAAACCCGAATCCCTCCCCTGGACAAGAGGTGACTATCAGCCTTCGGGCGTACAGCGGGAACCTGACGAAGGTAATCCTGAATTGCTGGGACACCGCACAAAACAAGGGTTTCCAGGTCGAGATGTCTCCAGGCAGAACGTTTGGACCGTATCAGCTCTGGTCTGCCACGATCCCCGCTTCAAACGGCGGAACGATCTATTATCGCTTTGACATCTACGATGGCACCAGTTTTGCGTGTCTCTCGGGTGACGGACTGCACACGTCTGACGACATCAACAACAATTTCCCATTGCCCGTGGGGACGGTCACGCTTTCGACACTTCAGGCGAATCCCGGTGATACCGTGACGGTCTCGGACCCAGTAGGTGACTTCGCCGGAAGCCAGGACCAACCCAATCAGACGGTTATACGGTTTGTCAACTCGTCGGGCGAAACGGCCGCCACAGTCGATGGGACGAACGCGAGCTGGAACAGCGTGCAGTTCACGGTCCCACAGAGCCTTCCAAACGGCTTGTATCGCGTCGAGATCGACACGGTCGCAAAGGACGCGGATGGGGCGGTCAATGTCGAATGGGACAGGAGTGCGGAGCTCATTGTAGGGCCTCTGCCCGCGTGGATGCAAGCGTATGCACATGATTCGTTTCAGGCGTTCTACCGATCGCCTTTCGGAGCCGTGCCCACAGGAACCCCCATCACGCTTCGCCTGCGGGCTCCGCTCAGCGTGAAGAGTGCGACGCTTCGCCTCTGGGGGGCAGCGGGTCAGTCAGGCGAGATCGACCTGCCGATGCAGAAGCTCCAAATGCCTGGAGACGAGTTGGCGCAACAAACCGGCGTGCAGGACATCAACAACTACACGTGGTGGACAGTGACCATCCCTGCGGCGGATGTGACCACACCCGGCACGATGTGGTATCAGTTCATGACGGAGACGGACACTGGCCAGGTGGTCTACTACGATGACAATGGGGCTCAGCTTGAAGGGCTTGGCCAGGTTGGGTTGTCTTCCGACGGACCGAGCTACCAGATCACAGTGTACGAACGGGGATTTCAAACGCCGGATTGGTTGAAGCATGCGGTGATCTACGAGATTATGCCGGATCGGTTCTACAACGGAAATATTGCTACGGAAGAGAATCCGAATACTCAAAAGGGGATTTATGTAGGGGCAGACGGCACGGAGTCATTAGGCCCCATCCAGTTCCACGAGAACTGGGACTCGCCGCCCTATGATCCGAATATTCCTCCGTCATCTGATCCCAAAATTTCCAGTCTCCGAGGCAATGGCCAATGGAACATTGACTTTTTCGGAGGTGATTTGCAGGGCATCGAGGACAAGTTGGACTACTTGAAGAGCTTGGGGGTTAACACGCTCTACCTAATGCCGGTGTTCGAGGCGGAGTCCAATCACAAATACGATACAGCCGACTACTTCAAGATCGATCCTGGATTTGGAACGCAGCAGGACTGGCTGAATCTCGTAAGGGCCGCGCATGCAAAGGGCTTTCACATCATCCTCGATGGGGTGTTCGAAGATACCGGAAGTGACAGCGTCTACTTCAACAAGTTCGGGAATTTCAACTCCAACGGTGCGTGGCAGGCGTACCTGAAGAATCAGCCATCACTGTCGCCCTACTACTCGTGGTACGAGTGGACAGGGAACGCTTCGAACCCATACAATTCGTGGTTTCAGATCGACACGCTGCCCCTTACGGACACGTCGAACCCGGCCTATCAGCAATTCGTCTACGGGGGCGCCAACTCAGTCGCGCGTCATTGGATCCGCGAAGGGGCGGACGGATGGCGTTTGGACTCGGCGGACAACGGCAACTTTAACACCTCATGGTGGAGTGGCTTTCGCGACGCGGTGAAATCGATCGATCCGAACGCAGCGATCATCGGAGAGATCTGGAACAACGCGACGAACGACAATGGAACGGATTGGTTGACAGGATCGACCTTCGACAGTGTGATGAACTACCAGTTCCGGAATGCCGTGATCGACTTCTTCCGCGGCACGTACAACGACGGAAACGTGCAGCACCACGCCGTCGACGCTGAAGGTTTTAACCAAGAGTTGATGAGGCTCTACAGCGAATATCCACTGCAGTCGTTCTACGCGATGATGAACCTTGTCGATTCGCAGGATACGATGCGGATCCTGACCATCCTGGAGAACGCGCCGCAGCCCAGCGATCTATCCGCGCTCCAGCAGGATGAGTACAAGCCGTCTCCTGCGGATGAACAGTTGGGGATCGAGAGGCTGAAGCTTGTATCGGACCTTCAATTCAGCTTCCCGGGCGATCCGACGATCTTCTACGGCGACGAGGCAGGGCTCACCGGCTACTCGGATCCCCTCAATCGTCGGACCTATTCGTGGGACAACCAGAATATCGATCTCCTGAACCACTACCGCAAGCTCGGGGCCATTCGAAACGCCAATCCTGTGCTTCAGACGGGGGATTTCACGCCGTTGTACGCACAGGGCATGGTGTACGCATTTGCAAGGACCATTCGGAATGGGCGAGATGTCTTCGGTGTGCCAGCGGAGGATGCCACGGCCATTGTGGCGATCAACAATCAGAACCAAGCTATCACCGTGACCATTCCGACGGATGGGACGGTTGCGGACGGGACCACGATGCTCGATGAACTGAACAACCAGTGGTACAAGGTGCAGAATGGTGGCATTACACTCACGCTGCAGCCGTATCAAGGTGCCATTTTGGTGACGCCGAGCGACGCGCCGGTGGCTTATCTGCAAGAGGAGGATTCTCAGAACGAGATTGCGTGGACGCCTGTGCAAGGGGCTATCGGTTATCGCGTCTGGAGGAAGAATCCGGATGGACAATGGGTGCCCTTCGGACCGATGCTTCCTGCCACGGATTTGAGTGTCACAGTGGAACGCAATGCATATGCGCAAACGTTTGCTGTGCAGGCACTGTTTTCGCCGGCTGATCACGCCCAGTCTCCGGTGTCGGCACCCAACACGGTATCGCTTCCCGTCGATGTGCCCGCGGTACGCCTGAGTCAGCCGATCGTTAGTGGTCGTGTTGCCGGAGATCGTGCGATGCTCTCGATCGCGCCGGTTTCAGGCGCGACGCAGTATGTGATCTACCAGAGACAGGGGGACGGATCGTATGCTCCGGTCGCAACGGTCTCCACAAGTGGCGGTTCCGCAGCTGTAGGGGAAGTTCCTGCGCAAGGTCCGGCCACCTCGCCTCACGCGACGATTCGCGTGACAGTACCCGTACCTGCAGGTTTCTCGTCGGTGACCTACCGCGTGGCTGCGCAGAACGAAGATGGGCAAGCTGTGACAGATCCGTTGACCCTATCAATCTCGACGAAGTGA
- a CDS encoding pirin family protein, whose protein sequence is MKFPGAHRAPLMFYEHARIFPSRTTPYIDPFLLLDHFSIQHPDGFPDHPHRGFEIITYVLKGAVAHADSAGHQSVIPEGGAQHVTAGRGIVHSEMPGTDGIDSGLQLWINIPRSDKGMDPGYEDIPPDALPVDEPAQGVRRKWIVGGGSPLRTHRPMTYQDVEMAAGASYTLEAPAHHQGFIFVLDGAGHLGEEEIPMQKGDLFIWHRADGEAFMPTPVRAEESLRAVMVFGEPVGERPIFNGPFVD, encoded by the coding sequence ATGAAGTTCCCGGGCGCGCATCGCGCGCCCCTCATGTTCTATGAGCACGCGCGGATTTTCCCTTCGCGCACAACGCCGTACATCGACCCGTTTCTCCTGCTGGATCACTTCTCTATCCAGCACCCGGATGGCTTTCCGGATCACCCGCACCGGGGCTTTGAGATCATCACGTACGTGCTGAAAGGCGCCGTCGCGCACGCGGACAGCGCGGGCCACCAGAGCGTCATTCCGGAGGGCGGGGCCCAGCACGTGACGGCGGGGCGCGGGATTGTGCACTCCGAAATGCCAGGCACGGACGGGATCGACAGCGGGCTGCAGCTCTGGATCAACATCCCGAGGAGCGACAAGGGCATGGACCCGGGCTACGAGGATATCCCGCCCGACGCCCTGCCCGTGGATGAACCTGCCCAGGGCGTGCGGCGGAAGTGGATTGTGGGCGGTGGATCCCCGCTTAGGACGCACCGGCCCATGACGTACCAGGACGTCGAAATGGCCGCGGGCGCGTCGTACACCCTCGAGGCGCCAGCGCATCATCAAGGCTTCATCTTTGTGCTCGACGGCGCGGGTCACCTTGGCGAGGAAGAAATTCCGATGCAAAAGGGCGATCTCTTCATCTGGCACCGAGCCGACGGCGAGGCATTCATGCCCACGCCCGTGCGGGCGGAGGAGTCGCTTCGCGCCGTGATGGTGTTCGGCGAGCCCGTGGGAGAGCGCCCCATCTTCAACGGCCCGTTCGTGGACTGA
- a CDS encoding ArsR/SmtB family transcription factor, with amino-acid sequence MTHGPDMPEDLCMRCLAMLGEPQRLRILRALAEGEQTAGALSERLGVRQNTLSHHMRQLREHGLVEVRRHPHDERYTFYRLNGRRLRALSAVLTDWAARAEAEQDVSGRRSS; translated from the coding sequence ATGACGCACGGACCGGATATGCCAGAAGACCTCTGCATGCGGTGCTTGGCGATGCTCGGCGAGCCCCAGCGGCTGCGCATTCTCCGGGCGTTGGCTGAGGGGGAGCAGACCGCGGGCGCGCTGAGCGAGCGCCTCGGCGTGCGCCAAAACACCCTTTCCCATCACATGAGGCAGCTTCGCGAGCACGGGCTGGTGGAGGTCCGCCGCCATCCGCACGACGAGCGATATACATTCTATCGACTCAACGGGCGCCGACTGCGGGCCCTCTCCGCTGTGCTGACGGATTGGGCCGCCCGCGCCGAAGCAGAGCAGGATGTTTCGGGCCGCCGTTCCTCGTGA
- a CDS encoding MFS transporter — MYVWLACGLYWMNGMATVALGSVMPLAIQHLHATYVFGSDLVLLQFVGYWIGVPLSSLAVRRVGYRGTIVGSSLITAAASAGFTAWPEPLAYLVCSLANGIGMALMQATVSTSLIEWFPARRAVIMSRTEAAFGLGCVLGPAFASACMAAGEWRIAFVLVAAAATALAIGAIFTPMAVQDSGEGPRDAHTDAIHLANRRDRALVLALFMLCVLVYVGVESCVNNFLPAMFVEHFGLPATTASVAVSTFWAAMVAGRMATGWIARKLPYRPYLILAALGTLSTTAAMAATGDAILGYVECVFLGLFMSGIYVVTLVFANHAFPDLTGFVTRFVTFFAGLGGATLPYAFGWTLAKTGSQWANVVLALFAAMLFGVVAWTGWVTKRKSRSRAERVHAAG; from the coding sequence ATGTACGTCTGGCTCGCATGCGGCTTGTATTGGATGAACGGGATGGCGACTGTCGCCCTCGGCAGCGTGATGCCGCTCGCCATACAACACCTGCACGCCACCTACGTGTTCGGGAGCGATCTCGTCCTGCTCCAGTTTGTCGGCTACTGGATTGGCGTCCCCCTCTCTTCCCTCGCGGTGCGCCGCGTGGGGTATCGGGGCACCATCGTCGGATCGAGCCTGATCACCGCCGCCGCATCGGCGGGCTTCACGGCGTGGCCGGAGCCCCTGGCATACCTCGTGTGCTCGCTCGCCAACGGAATTGGGATGGCGCTGATGCAAGCGACAGTCTCCACCTCGCTCATCGAATGGTTCCCGGCCCGCCGAGCGGTCATCATGAGCCGAACGGAGGCTGCGTTTGGCCTGGGCTGCGTGCTCGGCCCCGCCTTTGCCAGCGCATGCATGGCCGCAGGCGAGTGGCGGATCGCCTTCGTCCTCGTGGCCGCCGCGGCTACGGCGCTCGCAATAGGGGCCATCTTCACGCCGATGGCAGTCCAGGACAGCGGCGAGGGCCCGCGCGATGCCCACACCGATGCCATTCACCTCGCCAACCGGCGGGATCGCGCCCTCGTACTTGCGCTCTTCATGCTCTGCGTCCTCGTCTACGTCGGGGTGGAGTCGTGCGTGAACAACTTCCTTCCGGCCATGTTCGTCGAGCACTTCGGCCTGCCCGCTACCACCGCGTCCGTCGCCGTGAGCACGTTCTGGGCGGCGATGGTCGCTGGGCGCATGGCGACAGGATGGATTGCGAGGAAGCTGCCGTATCGGCCGTACTTGATCCTTGCGGCCTTGGGAACGCTGAGCACGACAGCGGCCATGGCCGCGACGGGAGATGCCATCTTGGGTTATGTCGAATGTGTGTTTCTCGGCCTCTTCATGTCGGGCATTTACGTCGTGACGCTGGTGTTTGCGAATCACGCGTTTCCGGATCTCACCGGGTTCGTGACGCGGTTCGTGACGTTCTTCGCGGGGTTGGGCGGCGCGACGCTCCCGTACGCGTTTGGATGGACACTGGCGAAGACGGGATCGCAGTGGGCGAACGTGGTCTTGGCTCTATTTGCAGCGATGCTGTTCGGCGTGGTGGCCTGGACCGGTTGGGTCACGAAGCGAAAGTCGAGATCGCGCGCCGAGCGGGTGCACGCGGCGGGGTGA